A region from the Panicum hallii strain FIL2 chromosome 1, PHallii_v3.1, whole genome shotgun sequence genome encodes:
- the LOC112882366 gene encoding uncharacterized protein LOC112882366 translates to MAGADEGDAAGGFYSDFMVLRPDKGGLYDFFHLLFSCKVAENAAVDCPAGTEIADWRRRWAVFVSLVAQVLLLWAKKPVALLGRVTEYWMNLLDENGGGVLVLVVRALQGKLKFPDRSSPTYRSCVGLLDTRVELNKEIKHGDSNYHAALSIMAAKLAYENELVIKNVVEKHWKMKLLACYNCWNDFQGDYTTQAFVLADKAADASLAVVAFSGTRPFDTEQWCADVDFSWYEIPGLGKIHGGFMKALGLQRHGGGGGWPKDLADQGARRPFAYYAIRETLRSFLSGNASARFVVAGHSLGGALAVLFPAILALHREEGVLARLEGVYTFGQPRVGDERLGRFMARYLDKPSRYFRFVYCNDIVPRVPYDDSALQFRHFGTCLYFDSLYQGRVTHEEPNKNYFSLLTVAPKVVNAAWELVRSFLIGYIAGPEYAEGWLMRLARVAGLLLPGLPPHSPRDYVNSTRLGAHSLGPLS, encoded by the exons ATGGCCGGCGCCGATGAAGGAGACGCCGCCGGCGGCTTCTACAGCGACTTCATGGTGCTGCGGCCGGACAAAGGCGGGTTATACGACTTCTTCCACCTCCTCTTCTCGTGCAAGGTGGCGGAGAACGCGGCCGTGGACTGTCCCGCCGGCACGGAGATCGCCgactggcggcggcggtgggccgTGTTCGTCTCGCTGGTGGCGCAGGTGCTGCTGCTGTGGGCGAAGAAGCCGGTGGCGCTGCTCGGGAGGGTGACCGAGTACTGGATGAACCTCCTCGACGAGAATGGCGGCGGCGTCCTCGTGCTCGTCGTCAGAGCTCTGCAAG GAAAGTTGAAATTTCCGGACAGATCATCCCCCACTTACCGCTCCTGCGTTGGACTACTCGACACCAGAGTTGAACTGAACAAGGAAATTAAGCATGGGGATAGCAACTACCACGCTGCTCTATCGATCATGGCTGCCAAGCTAGCCTACGAGAATGAGCTCGTCATAAAAAATGTTGTTGAGAAACATTGGAAG ATGAAATTATTGGCGTGCTACAACTGCTGGAATG ATTTCCAAGGGGACTACACGACGCAGGCGTTCGTGCTCGCCGACAAGGCGGCCGACGCGAGCCTCGCCGTGGTGGCGTTCAGCGGCACGAGGCCTTTCGACACGGAGCAGTGGTGCGCGGACGTGGACTTCTCGTGGTACGAGATCCCCGGCTTGGGCAAGATCCACGGCGGCTTCATGAAGGCGCTCGGGCTGCagaggcacggcggcggcggcggctggccgAAGGACCTCGCCGACCAGGGCGCCCGGAGGCCGTTCGCGTACTACGCCATCCGTGAGACGCTGCGGAGCTTCCTGTCCGGGAACGCCAGCGCCAGGTTCGTCGTGGCGGGGCACAGCCTCGGCGGCGCGCTCGCCGTGCTGTTCCCGGCCATCCTGGCGCTGCACCGGGAGGAAGGCGTGCTGGCCCGGCTGGAGGGGGTGTACACGTTCGGGCAGCCTCGCGTCGGGGACGAGAGGCTCGGGAGGTTCATGGCCAGGTACCTGGACAAGCCCAGCAGGTACTTCAGGTTCGTGTACTGCAACGACATCGTGCCCAGGGTGCCGTACGACGACTCCGCGCTCCAGTTCAGGCACTTCGGGACCTGCCTCTACTTCGACAGCCTCTACCAAGGACGG GTGACGCACGAGGAGCCAAACAAGAACTACTTCTCGCTGCTGACGGTGGCGCCCAAGGTGGTGAACGCGGCGTGGGAGCTCGTCCGAAGCTTCCTCATCGGCTACATCGCCGGGCCGGAGTACGCCGAGGGGTGGCTGATGCGGCTCGCCAGGGTCGCCGGGCTCCTGCTGCCGGGGCTGCCCCCGCACTCGCCGCGGGATTACGTCAACTCCACCAGGCTCGGAGCACACTCGCTCGGCCCGCTTAGCTAG